In Lentimicrobium sp. L6, a genomic segment contains:
- a CDS encoding MBL fold metallo-hydrolase, translating to MRKILLVCGIIVIMATLKAQKSDRNPLDLNNNKISIVYLGHSGWAIKTKSNFLIFDYQEKYDFKWEKQPVKNLLSGYIDPDEIKDYNVFIFTSHEHGDHYDPLILDWDKKIENITYFFGWDFSSEEKYHCLRNPRSHYKDETIEVYTINSKHSGVFESAFLIIIDGIVIYHNGDYKGDYKNDYEYLKSKTEKIDIVFSNSDPWEKSQYILQAKYLMKQFAAQYFFPMHNINKENEYKKFAILIKDKEVQTEVYCAEIKGDKFILKIDKN from the coding sequence ATGAGAAAAATATTATTGGTTTGTGGTATAATTGTTATAATGGCAACATTAAAGGCTCAGAAAAGTGACAGAAACCCTCTAGATTTGAATAATAATAAAATCTCCATTGTGTATCTGGGTCATTCTGGATGGGCAATAAAAACGAAGAGCAACTTCCTCATTTTTGATTATCAGGAAAAGTATGATTTTAAATGGGAAAAACAACCCGTCAAGAATCTGCTATCTGGTTATATAGATCCTGATGAAATAAAAGACTATAATGTATTTATATTTACATCGCATGAACATGGTGACCATTATGATCCTCTAATTCTCGATTGGGATAAAAAAATCGAAAATATTACTTATTTCTTTGGTTGGGATTTCTCATCAGAAGAAAAATATCATTGTTTAAGAAATCCACGATCACACTACAAAGATGAAACAATTGAGGTATATACAATAAACTCTAAACATTCTGGAGTATTCGAATCTGCATTTTTAATTATAATTGATGGAATTGTTATTTATCACAATGGCGACTATAAAGGGGATTATAAAAATGACTATGAGTATTTAAAATCAAAAACTGAAAAAATTGATATCGTTTTTTCAAATTCAGATCCCTGGGAGAAATCGCAATACATTTTGCAGGCTAAGTATTTAATGAAACAATTCGCAGCACAGTATTTTTTCCCAATGCATAACATAAATAAAGAAAATGAGTATAAAAAATTCGCAATATTGATTAAAGATAAAGAAGTTCAAACAGAAGTGTATTGTGCTGAAATCAAAGGGGATAAGTTTATCCTAAAGATAGATAAAAACTGA
- a CDS encoding FlgD immunoglobulin-like domain containing protein encodes MKKVIILTVLLITTLSINAQNLLIQPQKIIIDSMHNRYLVSNYGGGGDLVAIDNLGNQSYFVENAGMIDALAIVDDTIYGTALGGRIKGYSLETGSLVMDLNLSDEGVSLLTGLVAVNSGNIIATERFGDRVFKINPATRDFWVFAEGNGIDRPNGLLYEPEFNRILVCLDKPNPPVLAVNLTDSTVYTMANTSLAGSDGIAKDLENNYYIAGYELPGIYKFDPNFSSEPELFYEDDYIIYPTFNPLNNSLLITLYWQNDWAEIFLTPSAIVSQELYNSNIVLENYPNPFNDKTTIHFQIYNQTRIKLEVYDPYGNLVNILMDEMKDYGNHSASWDGKNSKGRRVADGTYFIRLTSNQGLQNKPIVLIK; translated from the coding sequence ATGAAAAAAGTAATCATTTTAACAGTGCTCCTAATCACCACTCTATCAATAAATGCACAGAACTTATTAATTCAACCACAAAAAATCATTATTGATTCGATGCACAATCGATATTTAGTATCGAATTATGGAGGTGGAGGAGATTTAGTTGCAATTGACAACCTTGGTAATCAAAGCTACTTTGTTGAAAATGCTGGTATGATAGATGCCTTGGCAATCGTTGATGATACGATATATGGAACAGCTTTGGGTGGCAGAATTAAGGGGTACTCTTTGGAAACAGGATCGTTAGTTATGGATTTGAATTTATCTGATGAGGGAGTCAGTCTATTGACAGGATTAGTTGCCGTTAATTCAGGAAATATAATCGCTACAGAAAGATTTGGAGATAGGGTTTTCAAAATCAATCCGGCTACAAGAGATTTTTGGGTTTTTGCTGAGGGTAATGGAATTGATAGACCAAATGGCTTGCTTTATGAGCCTGAGTTCAATCGAATATTAGTTTGTCTTGACAAACCCAATCCTCCAGTTCTTGCAGTAAATCTAACCGACTCTACAGTTTATACAATGGCCAATACATCATTAGCAGGTAGCGATGGTATAGCAAAAGATTTGGAAAACAATTATTATATCGCAGGTTATGAACTGCCTGGGATATATAAATTCGACCCTAATTTTAGTAGTGAACCTGAGCTGTTTTATGAGGATGATTATATCATTTACCCAACTTTTAACCCCCTAAACAATTCTTTACTTATTACTCTTTATTGGCAAAATGATTGGGCAGAAATATTTCTCACACCGAGTGCTATAGTTTCGCAGGAATTATACAATTCTAATATCGTTCTGGAGAATTATCCAAATCCATTTAATGATAAAACAACTATACATTTCCAAATTTATAATCAAACTAGAATCAAGCTAGAAGTTTATGATCCTTATGGGAATTTAGTAAATATTCTGATGGATGAAATGAAGGATTACGGCAATCATTCTGCCTCATGGGATGGTAAAAACTCAAAAGGAAGAAGAGTTGCAGATGGAACCTATTTCATTCGGTTAACATCCAATCAAGGGCTACAAAACAAGCCAATTGTATTGATAAAATAG
- a CDS encoding S41 family peptidase translates to MKSKILSVLVVLLLQIINPYSSFSQKSNSYKNDQLTSRNRSEIIEKTKEIFLEYYPLPEVSLKMINYLNEKQKKGDYHQFKNVKDFTSQLTKDLRKISNDDHIRVYPYEKIPDDLLAEIKLGYPENNFGFQKVEIQTGNIGYINLTTFNNPKSAGPTAIAAMNFVANSDALIIDLRLNGGGDEAMAQLISSYFFDKSTHLTDNFIRKDSITEQRWTQEWVSGPRITEVPIYILMSNYSYSSAEVLAYQLQQLKRAKIVGEKTRGGAHGVRYMSFPDILINLKVPYSQEINPYSKTNYINGVIPDFPCSSDKALIVAQLEAAKELLKTETDSLKKHKLEWSIAGKEIELNPKNIGSLELSEYQGIYKNIKISIEREGLILQRGNSIKQEMIPMGNDVFKYKDINEEKYRIQFTRNENGIISGMYDFDSDGDKYPLKEKTN, encoded by the coding sequence ATGAAATCAAAAATTCTAAGTGTATTAGTGGTTCTTTTATTGCAAATTATTAACCCTTACAGTTCATTTTCTCAGAAAAGTAATAGCTATAAAAATGATCAACTCACCAGCAGAAATCGTTCGGAAATCATTGAGAAAACTAAAGAAATATTTCTCGAATACTACCCTTTACCTGAAGTATCCTTAAAAATGATTAACTACTTAAATGAAAAACAAAAAAAAGGAGACTACCATCAATTTAAAAATGTAAAGGACTTCACCTCTCAACTAACAAAAGACTTACGTAAAATATCTAATGATGACCATATCAGGGTTTATCCCTATGAAAAGATTCCAGATGACTTATTGGCTGAAATAAAGCTAGGATATCCTGAAAATAATTTTGGTTTTCAAAAAGTAGAAATCCAGACTGGAAATATTGGGTATATAAATCTAACTACATTCAACAATCCAAAATCAGCAGGACCAACAGCTATTGCTGCAATGAATTTTGTTGCTAATAGCGATGCATTGATAATTGACCTTCGGTTGAATGGCGGTGGAGATGAAGCTATGGCTCAACTAATTAGCAGTTATTTTTTTGATAAAAGTACACATCTGACAGATAATTTTATTCGCAAGGATAGCATTACAGAGCAAAGATGGACACAAGAATGGGTTTCTGGTCCAAGAATAACTGAAGTACCAATTTACATTCTAATGAGCAATTATTCTTATTCTTCGGCTGAAGTGTTGGCATATCAGTTACAGCAACTGAAAAGAGCCAAAATAGTGGGAGAAAAAACAAGAGGAGGAGCGCACGGAGTGCGTTATATGAGCTTTCCTGATATACTAATAAACCTGAAAGTACCCTATTCCCAGGAAATAAATCCCTATTCTAAAACGAACTACATTAATGGTGTAATTCCAGATTTTCCATGTTCTTCTGATAAAGCACTAATTGTTGCGCAGTTGGAGGCCGCAAAGGAATTACTAAAAACAGAGACAGATAGCTTAAAAAAACACAAGCTTGAATGGTCTATTGCTGGGAAAGAAATTGAATTAAATCCAAAAAACATAGGTAGTTTGGAGTTATCAGAATATCAAGGAATTTATAAAAACATTAAAATCAGTATCGAAAGAGAAGGATTGATACTTCAACGTGGTAATTCAATAAAGCAAGAAATGATACCTATGGGTAATGATGTTTTCAAGTATAAGGATATAAATGAAGAAAAGTACAGGATACAATTTACAAGAAATGAAAATGGAATTATTTCAGGAATGTATGATTTTGACAGTGATGGTGATAAGTATCCATTAAAAGAAAAAACTAATTAA
- a CDS encoding isochorismatase family protein — translation MDKFLIVMGFQEYNTNGKLSESASQNTMDAANRIIEILDPDHVVYIKRIHKILNLSFSFPLVYTSHDTIAMQFDKRLVLVNENIISREKSNAFSSEELLNFLVQNNAKEIMVIGLLAEEFISQSILEGQEIGFDMYMIPEAIQGQTPKKKDKAIKKLTKLGIKTFAFHSLNDK, via the coding sequence GTGGATAAATTTCTGATAGTCATGGGTTTTCAGGAATACAATACGAATGGGAAATTATCAGAGAGTGCTTCTCAAAATACAATGGATGCTGCTAATAGAATAATCGAGATTCTAGACCCTGATCATGTTGTTTATATAAAGAGAATTCACAAAATACTAAACCTGTCATTTTCGTTTCCGCTAGTGTATACATCTCATGATACTATAGCCATGCAATTTGATAAGCGGCTTGTTTTAGTGAATGAGAATATAATAAGCAGAGAGAAATCCAATGCATTTTCATCTGAGGAGCTCCTCAATTTTCTGGTGCAGAATAATGCTAAAGAAATTATGGTGATAGGGCTGTTAGCGGAAGAATTTATTTCTCAATCCATATTAGAAGGACAAGAAATAGGTTTCGATATGTATATGATTCCTGAAGCAATTCAGGGACAAACACCAAAAAAGAAAGACAAGGCGATTAAAAAGCTTACAAAGCTGGGGATTAAAACATTCGCCTTTCACTCACTAAATGATAAATAA
- a CDS encoding S41 family peptidase, whose translation MKIGKKIISILMLILVVFQVSAQEELVFNEEFKSEVVKNTAIIMKNKYLSAETGKIMGEYIISQYKMGVYDSLNEVNEFCNKLTSDMRFIDNDKHLFVFYSQEEAWEVKAYHHLLPEKEIQELNKMYLEMDKRENFGYKKVELLEGNVGYLKLSYFTISDTSNQALIGSMQFLSNSDAIIIDLRDNGGGEGNDLLLNYFLPPQLKYLGSMSCRDTSMNQEFWTLTDVPGKRMPEVDLYVLTNKRTFSAAEGLAFSLQKLERAIIVGETTKGGGHPVDILIVKGDVLTQFPICKSNEPNWESVGIKPDIEVASSEALTAAYKIAVEKILEKTLDAQHKVELEKILEKLKKE comes from the coding sequence ATGAAAATAGGTAAAAAAATCATCTCCATTTTAATGCTTATCCTAGTAGTATTCCAGGTATCGGCGCAAGAAGAATTAGTGTTTAACGAAGAATTTAAATCAGAAGTGGTGAAGAATACAGCCATCATTATGAAGAATAAATACTTATCTGCCGAGACTGGAAAAATAATGGGAGAATATATCATCAGTCAGTATAAAATGGGAGTTTACGATTCTTTAAATGAAGTGAATGAATTTTGTAATAAATTGACTTCTGATATGAGATTTATTGATAACGATAAACACCTATTTGTTTTTTATAGCCAGGAGGAAGCATGGGAAGTTAAAGCATACCATCATTTATTGCCTGAAAAAGAGATTCAAGAGCTCAATAAAATGTATTTGGAAATGGACAAAAGGGAGAACTTTGGGTATAAAAAGGTTGAGCTACTAGAAGGAAATGTGGGTTATTTAAAACTGAGTTATTTCACTATCTCTGATACATCTAACCAGGCCTTGATCGGGAGTATGCAGTTTTTATCAAATTCAGATGCCATTATTATTGACCTGAGAGATAATGGAGGAGGGGAAGGAAATGATCTGCTATTGAATTATTTTCTCCCTCCTCAACTAAAATATCTTGGAAGTATGAGTTGCAGAGATACGAGTATGAATCAAGAATTTTGGACCCTTACCGATGTCCCAGGCAAGCGCATGCCCGAAGTTGATTTATATGTTCTAACCAATAAAAGGACATTTTCAGCAGCTGAAGGATTGGCTTTTTCACTTCAAAAATTAGAACGAGCCATAATTGTTGGAGAAACAACCAAAGGAGGAGGTCACCCCGTTGATATTCTTATAGTAAAAGGAGATGTTTTAACTCAATTTCCTATTTGCAAATCAAACGAACCGAATTGGGAAAGTGTTGGTATCAAACCAGATATAGAAGTTGCCTCCAGTGAGGCACTAACTGCAGCTTATAAAATTGCAGTCGAAAAGATTTTAGAAAAGACCTTAGATGCACAACATAAGGTTGAACTGGAAAAGATTTTAGAAAAACTGAAAAAGGAATAA
- a CDS encoding cysteine hydrolase family protein — translation MKTNSIIFLLLILTIFNLSAKSQDKDFFQDKYLIVLDMQEDYIQGKIPDSAAYEFIGNVNKIIGCVDPLNIVYVKTEMIVSSLSFKGISIDTIADLNFCKGLQIVNSNIYIKKDGNAFNNSELAAYFKGKNAKEIIIVGLLAERCVTHTTRGGLEIGYKMFLVPNAILGNRERTKSKSIKKLINMGVEVIN, via the coding sequence ATGAAAACGAATAGTATTATTTTCCTGTTGCTCATTTTAACGATATTCAACTTGTCAGCAAAATCACAAGACAAAGATTTTTTTCAGGATAAGTATTTAATTGTATTGGATATGCAAGAAGACTATATTCAAGGCAAAATTCCTGACAGTGCAGCATATGAATTCATCGGAAATGTAAATAAGATAATTGGCTGTGTAGATCCCCTAAATATTGTATATGTGAAAACTGAAATGATTGTTTCCTCGCTATCATTTAAAGGAATTTCTATCGATACAATTGCAGATCTGAACTTTTGTAAAGGCTTACAAATCGTAAATAGCAACATCTATATCAAAAAGGATGGCAATGCCTTTAATAATAGCGAATTAGCTGCATACTTTAAAGGTAAAAATGCAAAAGAAATCATTATTGTGGGTTTGCTCGCTGAGAGGTGTGTTACACATACCACCAGAGGAGGATTAGAAATAGGATACAAAATGTTTTTAGTCCCCAATGCCATTTTAGGCAATAGAGAAAGAACAAAATCCAAGTCAATCAAGAAGCTTATAAATATGGGAGTCGAAGTCATCAATTAA
- a CDS encoding PD40 domain-containing protein, giving the protein MKQTMKLKVLSMLLFALIIEVSNAQSSDRLYFNQKPPGNIPEIFAPGIISTEEFEFSGTFSKDGTVYFFTRRPTYEGSQNRIFYSQLIDGKWSEPNLAPFAKDVFEFEPVMSPYEDKIFFYSERKENRNNQYDGDLWFTEKTPSAWSEPQYFLSPANKKWCMSVCPTNSRTLYFSSNYDGVRGIYKAECINGEYPDVKYLEGEINSSFYSHPYVAPDESYMIMDAQPSGRGKPELFISFKNDDDSWGKPINMGAEINATKTEFGASVSPDGKYLFFHRRVDGKGDIYWVDSQIIQLLKQKASIN; this is encoded by the coding sequence ATGAAACAAACTATGAAACTAAAAGTATTAAGTATGCTGCTATTCGCACTTATTATAGAAGTGAGCAATGCTCAAAGTTCTGATCGTTTGTATTTCAATCAAAAACCACCGGGAAATATACCAGAGATTTTTGCACCAGGAATTATTTCTACAGAGGAGTTTGAATTCAGTGGCACCTTTTCTAAAGATGGAACCGTTTATTTTTTTACACGAAGACCTACTTATGAAGGTTCACAAAATAGAATTTTTTACTCTCAATTGATAGATGGTAAATGGTCTGAACCCAATTTGGCTCCATTTGCCAAAGATGTTTTTGAATTTGAACCTGTTATGTCTCCTTATGAGGATAAAATATTCTTCTATTCAGAGAGAAAGGAAAACAGAAATAATCAATATGATGGAGACTTATGGTTTACAGAAAAAACACCAAGTGCTTGGAGTGAACCACAGTATTTTTTAAGTCCGGCGAATAAAAAATGGTGTATGTCTGTTTGTCCTACCAATAGTAGAACTTTGTATTTCTCTAGTAATTATGATGGAGTCCGTGGAATATATAAGGCTGAATGCATAAATGGGGAATATCCAGATGTTAAATATTTAGAGGGTGAAATAAATTCAAGTTTCTATTCTCATCCCTATGTTGCTCCTGACGAAAGTTATATGATTATGGATGCGCAACCAAGTGGCCGAGGGAAGCCAGAGTTGTTTATTAGTTTTAAAAATGATGATGACAGCTGGGGAAAACCGATTAATATGGGAGCTGAGATTAATGCCACTAAAACAGAATTTGGAGCTAGTGTTTCACCCGATGGTAAATATTTATTCTTCCATAGAAGAGTTGACGGGAAAGGTGATATTTATTGGGTTGATTCTCAAATAATTCAATTACTAAAGCAAAAAGCGTCCATAAATTAA
- a CDS encoding ACT domain-containing protein, translating to MDAELDINYVLKNISPQLNEGVFVFCSVHNVKNIKEEYIMASIVEIEGRTIVLKKEIADSLKFPYSVSMNWITLSVNSSLELVGLSAIISKKFADQQISCNIIAGYYHDHIFVPIKNTVKALNLLRELS from the coding sequence ATGGACGCGGAACTTGATATAAATTACGTTTTAAAAAACATATCTCCCCAACTAAATGAAGGGGTCTTTGTTTTCTGCTCAGTGCATAATGTAAAAAATATTAAAGAGGAATATATAATGGCTTCTATAGTTGAAATTGAAGGCAGAACTATTGTGTTGAAAAAAGAGATAGCAGACAGTTTAAAGTTTCCTTATAGTGTAAGCATGAACTGGATCACACTAAGTGTAAATTCTTCTCTAGAATTGGTTGGTTTAAGCGCAATCATAAGCAAGAAATTTGCCGATCAACAGATCAGTTGTAACATCATAGCAGGTTATTATCATGACCACATTTTTGTTCCAATAAAAAACACCGTTAAGGCTTTGAATTTGCTTCGTGAATTATCGTAA
- a CDS encoding CPBP family intramembrane glutamic endopeptidase, with the protein MILIKSNQLFLNRIPKNRIQKFIYSPFSRIIIAILFLIPMLLVNNVITIFILDKMEEVIVLSTLKAFKAIIIIGLLIYSYRFYTKRIEKRPAFEFNFERWHIDLGWGIVIGGGMVIIITAVLFVLGYYTIDYINSWNILITRIFRYAQGSFIEELIFTVIIFRLLEEKLGTAISFLIVSLFFGGMHFINDNATIFTSLSISVIQITLIAPFILTRRIWMGWAVHFSWNFFQAGVFGMNNSGMDQGGFISPIITGPHWLTGGAFGIEASWLGLIVNIIVGISLLIYAIKFKQTIKFMNKRAN; encoded by the coding sequence ATGATACTTATAAAATCAAACCAACTATTCTTAAATAGAATACCTAAAAACAGGATTCAGAAATTTATATATTCTCCATTTTCTAGAATTATTATTGCTATCCTATTTTTAATTCCTATGCTCCTGGTTAATAATGTGATAACGATATTTATTCTCGATAAAATGGAGGAGGTAATTGTATTATCGACACTAAAGGCCTTTAAAGCAATCATTATTATCGGTCTATTGATCTATTCCTATAGGTTTTATACAAAAAGAATCGAAAAAAGGCCAGCCTTTGAATTCAATTTCGAAAGATGGCATATAGATTTGGGTTGGGGGATAGTAATAGGAGGAGGAATGGTGATAATAATCACAGCTGTGCTATTTGTTTTAGGCTATTACACCATTGATTATATTAATAGCTGGAACATCCTTATCACCAGGATTTTCAGATATGCCCAGGGCTCTTTTATTGAAGAATTAATTTTCACGGTTATTATTTTTCGACTATTAGAAGAGAAACTAGGTACGGCGATTTCTTTTCTGATCGTGTCTTTATTTTTTGGAGGAATGCATTTTATCAATGACAACGCGACAATATTCACATCACTTTCTATTAGTGTCATTCAAATTACATTAATTGCTCCTTTCATATTAACACGAAGAATATGGATGGGTTGGGCTGTTCATTTCAGCTGGAATTTTTTTCAAGCTGGAGTTTTCGGCATGAATAATTCAGGGATGGATCAAGGTGGATTTATTAGCCCAATTATTACAGGGCCCCATTGGTTGACTGGAGGAGCATTTGGTATTGAAGCTTCATGGCTTGGCTTGATCGTTAACATAATTGTTGGAATTTCATTACTTATTTATGCAATTAAATTTAAGCAAACCATTAAATTCATGAATAAAAGGGCAAACTGA
- a CDS encoding sensor histidine kinase, with product MFMYPGLKYLRIGSKTQFKLDLEEKKRIKAENELLKSQVNPHFMFNTLNSIYSLIISEDKKSGEAVLKLSGLMRYMLENSKNKTVSLQQECDFLHNYIDLERIRLNDRCEIKFEFTGNFEGKNISPMLFIPFVENAFKHGISAQSNMNYIKILMNSENKEVSLHVENRIAPASNISAQKQNKIGIDNVTQRLDLLYPEKHKLQISEEDGIYIIDLRILL from the coding sequence ATGTTTATGTATCCTGGCTTGAAGTATTTAAGGATAGGTAGCAAAACTCAATTTAAATTAGATTTAGAGGAGAAAAAACGAATTAAAGCAGAAAATGAGTTGCTAAAATCGCAAGTTAACCCCCATTTTATGTTCAATACACTGAATAGCATATATTCTTTAATTATTTCTGAGGATAAAAAGTCTGGAGAAGCTGTTCTAAAACTTTCAGGCTTAATGCGATATATGCTTGAAAATTCAAAAAACAAAACTGTTTCCTTGCAACAAGAATGTGATTTTCTACATAATTATATAGATTTGGAGAGAATTCGCTTGAATGATAGGTGTGAAATTAAATTCGAATTTACAGGTAATTTTGAAGGCAAAAACATATCCCCTATGCTATTCATCCCTTTTGTTGAAAATGCATTTAAACATGGAATAAGCGCACAATCAAACATGAACTATATTAAAATCTTAATGAATTCTGAAAATAAGGAAGTGTCACTTCATGTAGAAAATAGAATAGCACCAGCGAGTAATATTTCAGCGCAAAAACAAAACAAAATTGGGATAGATAATGTCACTCAGAGATTAGATTTGCTATATCCTGAAAAGCATAAGCTTCAAATTTCTGAGGAGGATGGTATATACATCATTGACTTAAGAATACTCCTATGA
- a CDS encoding LytTR family DNA-binding domain-containing protein, translating to MKLNCVIIDDEYLAQNVLFSYIEKLNDLHLVARCNTALEAITTLNTHKVDLIFLDINMPEISGLDMLKMLENPPKVILTTAYSEFALESYNFGVVDYLLKPIPFERFVKAVNRVHALLSKGDELSSEKFDASIMLKQDGIFYKVLFEDILFMEANGNYIKVYTTSKEFLIREKLHLIEKQIPPSLVARSHKSYLVFLNRISKISGNKVFIQNYKIPIGAFYKLEFLKKIEHKY from the coding sequence ATGAAACTAAATTGTGTGATCATTGACGATGAGTATTTAGCTCAAAATGTTTTGTTTAGTTATATAGAAAAGCTAAATGATTTACATTTAGTGGCAAGATGTAATACTGCCCTGGAAGCCATAACAACTCTAAATACTCACAAGGTTGATTTGATTTTTTTAGACATTAATATGCCAGAAATTTCAGGCTTAGATATGCTGAAAATGCTAGAAAACCCTCCCAAGGTTATACTGACAACAGCCTATTCTGAATTTGCACTAGAAAGTTATAATTTTGGCGTAGTAGATTATCTATTGAAGCCTATTCCATTTGAACGTTTCGTTAAAGCAGTAAATAGAGTGCATGCATTACTCAGCAAAGGTGATGAACTATCGTCAGAAAAATTTGATGCAAGTATCATGCTCAAACAGGATGGTATATTCTATAAAGTGTTGTTCGAAGATATTCTATTTATGGAGGCCAATGGAAACTATATCAAAGTCTATACAACATCAAAAGAATTCCTGATCAGGGAAAAACTCCACCTTATTGAAAAGCAAATCCCTCCATCCTTGGTGGCGAGATCACATAAATCTTATCTTGTATTCTTAAATAGAATATCAAAAATAAGCGGGAATAAAGTTTTTATTCAGAATTATAAAATCCCAATTGGTGCTTTTTATAAATTGGAATTTCTTAAAAAGATTGAACATAAATATTAA
- a CDS encoding FlgD immunoglobulin-like domain containing protein codes for MKQISTDYINFLSICILLAFSNVLNAQEISSRDLSSSINVDAILYHEDGSIFASGGWDSSNIYKIAPDGTVSVFASGFVGIVDMVWGDNDTIIGSSYQNGRLLKIAPDGSSTIFVQSSVGVASLYKDYNGDIICTINPGLAHPNPGKVIKVTPEGNISTFASGGSIYKPSGATQDEEGNYYISNLGDGRITKINTDGTQELFATIPATGQWKIGYLKFWKASLFSSAISENKIYKTTLDGEVSVYAGDGEYLDKDGIVPDVSFKNPNGMAVSGDTLFIISAINSTNKMRYAMDLPSSIEEEIEKEQIHHLEINYPNPFNSATQIKYDINRGAFVQLKIYNSIGQLINTLVSSRQPAGNYSIQWNGNDANGNAMVSGIYFYELSAGRFVDRNKMLLLR; via the coding sequence ATGAAACAAATAAGTACAGATTATATCAATTTTCTTTCGATCTGCATACTACTTGCATTTTCAAATGTATTAAACGCACAGGAAATAAGTAGCCGAGACCTCTCAAGCAGTATAAATGTAGATGCCATATTATATCATGAGGATGGAAGTATCTTCGCATCTGGAGGATGGGATAGTTCAAACATTTATAAAATTGCCCCAGATGGAACTGTTTCAGTATTTGCAAGTGGATTTGTAGGTATTGTTGACATGGTTTGGGGAGATAATGATACCATCATAGGAAGCAGCTACCAAAATGGTCGCTTACTAAAAATAGCCCCTGATGGTAGTTCTACTATATTTGTTCAATCATCGGTGGGTGTTGCATCATTATATAAAGATTATAATGGCGATATTATTTGCACGATTAATCCTGGTCTAGCACATCCAAATCCTGGGAAAGTGATAAAAGTAACACCAGAAGGTAATATCAGCACATTTGCTTCGGGAGGATCGATTTATAAGCCTAGCGGAGCAACCCAAGATGAAGAAGGAAACTATTACATTAGTAATCTTGGAGATGGTAGAATAACAAAAATCAATACGGATGGCACACAAGAGCTTTTTGCTACTATTCCAGCTACTGGGCAATGGAAAATTGGGTATTTAAAATTTTGGAAAGCCTCGCTTTTTAGTTCCGCAATTAGCGAAAATAAAATTTACAAAACCACATTGGATGGTGAAGTTTCCGTTTATGCTGGTGATGGAGAATACCTTGATAAAGATGGTATAGTTCCTGACGTTTCCTTTAAGAACCCAAATGGGATGGCTGTTTCAGGAGATACTTTATTTATTATCTCCGCCATCAACTCAACTAATAAAATGCGCTATGCTATGGATCTCCCTTCTAGTATTGAAGAAGAAATTGAAAAGGAGCAGATTCACCATCTTGAAATAAATTACCCCAATCCTTTTAATTCAGCTACCCAAATTAAATATGATATCAATAGAGGAGCCTTTGTTCAATTGAAAATTTACAACTCTATTGGTCAACTAATTAATACACTTGTTAGTTCTCGACAGCCAGCGGGAAATTATAGTATTCAATGGAATGGCAATGATGCTAATGGGAATGCCATGGTATCTGGAATTTATTTTTATGAATTATCGGCTGGGAGATTTGTGGACAGAAATAAGATGCTGTTATTAAGATAA